The genomic segment GGCCGAGGCTCTGGTGGGAACGGTCTCGATCGCGAACAGGTTTCCACGGCAGCGGGTTCCCTTCACGACCAAGGTCGCTCCGACATCCGGAGCCATACCGGCCGGTGAGCGCCCCGCGGGACAGCGCCTGGCCATAACGCGCACCGGCCTTGCGGCGCGTTACCGAGCCGCCGTCCGATCGGACAAGCCATGGATGGGGTAACACCGCAACTCCATCAGGAGCAGAAACGGCGCCCGGTGCGGAGGTGAGCCGGGGGCGGGCCCGTCAACCTCCCCCGCCCGTGGTAGCGGTCTTGACCGCAAACAGGCTGCTTCGGCGGCGAGTCATTCGCGAAAGCGCTCACGCCTACTGGCAGAACCATCACCCCGTCGTGTTTTGCCTGCAGGCTGTATGCACGGCCTCGGTGCGCCTAGTTGGCCGTGCACGCCGGCCGTCCGGGCTCAGTGCATCACCGAGCCGCCGTCGACCACCACCGTTTCTCCGGTCATGAAGGCGCTGTCGTCGCAGGCGAGGAACAGTAGTGGGCCGATCAGGTCGCCCGGCATCTGGTCGCGCTTGATCGCCCGGCTGGCGATCACCGGCGCAGTTAGCCGCTCGCGCATCTCGGCGTTGGCCACCACGCCCTCGCTTAGCACCAGGCCCGGTGCGAGCGTATTGACCGAAATGCCGTGCTCGCCGAGCTCGCGCGCCAGCGCCCGGGTCAGCGCGAGCACGGCGCCCTTGGAGGTCACGTAGTGCAGCAGCCCTGGGGTGCCCTTGAACGGCGTGCCGGACGAGATGTTGATGATTCGCCCGTAACCGCGCGACTTCATGTGCGGCACCACGGCGCGGGCACAGACGAAGGGGCCGCGTACGTTGACCGCCATCACCTTGTCCCACTCGCCGAGGTCGATGTCCTCGAAGCCCTTCATTTTCAGCGAGGCGTAGATCGCCGCGTTGTTCACCAGGACGTCGATCTGCCCGAAGCGCTCCATCGCCGCGGCGGCCATGGTCGCTGCCGACGCCTCGTCGGACACGTCTGTCTTCAGCGCGATGGCCTTGCCACCCATGCCCTCCAGTTCGGCCACCAGGCCCGAGCCGTCTAGCACGTCGGCGACGACGATGCTGGCACCCTCGGCGGCCAGCGCGCGGGCGTAGGTCGCCCCGATCCCCTGGGCGGCGCCGGTGATGATTACGACCTTGTCTTTCATGCGGTTCATATACGTCTCCAGTCGAACCCGACCCGGTGGCCGGGGGTTGGCGTTGCGACCTTACGCAGGTCTCAGGAAATGAAGGCGGTGACCAGGCCCGGCTGCCAGGAGATCAGCACCATGACCAGCAGGGTGACCAGCAGGAACGGCAGCAGCGGTCGCATGATTTCGCCCGGCCGGCAGCCGGTGACACGCGAGGCGACGTAGAGGGCCGCGCCGACCGGCGGGGTCAGCAGGCCGAGGGTGAGGTTGATGCACATCACCACGCCCAGGTGATAGGCGTTGATGCCGTAGACCGACTCGGCCACCGGCAGCACGATCGGCACCAGCAGGATCAGCGCGGCGATGCCGTCGAGCACCATGCCGACCACTAGCAGCAGCGCGATGAGCAACAGCATGTAGACGAACGGGTCGGCGGTCATGCCCTGCATGATGGCGCCGAGCTGCTGCGGGATCTGTTCGTAAACGATCACCCAGCCGAACACCGCCGCCGCGGCCACCAGCGCCAGCACCACTCCGCTGTTGATACCGACGCGCAGCAGCATGTCGCCCATGCGCTCGAATTTCATCTCGCCATGCGCGAAGCGGCCGACCAGGACCGCCATCGCCGCGCCCACGGCGGCGGCCTCGGTCGGCGTGGCGATGCCGCCGATGATCGAGCCGATCATCACCACCGGCACGCTCAGCGACGGCAGGCTGCGCACCACATTGCGCAGCTTCTGCGCGCGGCTCAGGCGCTCGCTCGGCGGGTATTGGTAGAAGAAGCCGAGCAGCGCGATGACCAGGATGAAGCCGGCGGCCATCAGCAGGCCGGGGACGATGCCGGCGATGAACAGGTCGCCGATGGAGATCTGCGCCAGCACGCCGAAGATCACGAACAGCATCGATGGTGGAATCACCGGCGCCAGCAACGCGCCGGCCGCGGTGGTGGCGGTGGCGAAATTGCGGTCGTAACCCTTCTGATGCATCTCCGGCACCATCACCTGCGCCATCACCGCGACCTGCGCATTGGCCGAGCCGACGATCGAGGCCAGCATCATGTTGGCGAGGATGTTGATATAGGCCAGCCCGCCCTTCACCGAACCGAGGAACACCGAGGCGAAGGCGACCAGGCGGCGGGTGATGCCGCCCTCGTTCATCAGCTCACCGACCAGCATGAACAGCGGGATGGCCAGCAGCCCGTAGTTGTCCAGCCCGCCGAAAAACTGCTGCGGATAGGACAGGAACAGCACGCCGTTGCCGCTGGACTGGATGTACACCATGGCGCTGACCGCCAGCACCAGCGCGATCGGCACGCCGATGAACAGCAGCACCGCGAAGAGTCCGATGATCATCGATTATTCCCCCGAGCCGGCCGCGGCCGCCGGCCCGGTGCCCGGCGCCGGATGCGGCGCGCGCAGGCTGTCGAGCAGGTTGGCCAGGGCGTGGATGCTGCTGGTCAAGGCCACCAGCGGCAGAATCAGCCAGAACCAGAACTTGGGCACACCCAGCGTCGCGGTCGGCTCCTGGTAGACGAAGTTGAAGGAGTCACCGGCGAACGCCTCGATGTCGAA from the Stutzerimonas stutzeri genome contains:
- a CDS encoding SDR family NAD(P)-dependent oxidoreductase — encoded protein: MNRMKDKVVIITGAAQGIGATYARALAAEGASIVVADVLDGSGLVAELEGMGGKAIALKTDVSDEASAATMAAAAMERFGQIDVLVNNAAIYASLKMKGFEDIDLGEWDKVMAVNVRGPFVCARAVVPHMKSRGYGRIINISSGTPFKGTPGLLHYVTSKGAVLALTRALARELGEHGISVNTLAPGLVLSEGVVANAEMRERLTAPVIASRAIKRDQMPGDLIGPLLFLACDDSAFMTGETVVVDGGSVMH
- a CDS encoding TRAP transporter large permease codes for the protein MIIGLFAVLLFIGVPIALVLAVSAMVYIQSSGNGVLFLSYPQQFFGGLDNYGLLAIPLFMLVGELMNEGGITRRLVAFASVFLGSVKGGLAYINILANMMLASIVGSANAQVAVMAQVMVPEMHQKGYDRNFATATTAAGALLAPVIPPSMLFVIFGVLAQISIGDLFIAGIVPGLLMAAGFILVIALLGFFYQYPPSERLSRAQKLRNVVRSLPSLSVPVVMIGSIIGGIATPTEAAAVGAAMAVLVGRFAHGEMKFERMGDMLLRVGINSGVVLALVAAAAVFGWVIVYEQIPQQLGAIMQGMTADPFVYMLLLIALLLVVGMVLDGIAALILLVPIVLPVAESVYGINAYHLGVVMCINLTLGLLTPPVGAALYVASRVTGCRPGEIMRPLLPFLLVTLLVMVLISWQPGLVTAFIS